A DNA window from Thiobacillus denitrificans ATCC 25259 contains the following coding sequences:
- the metH gene encoding methionine synthase — MSRTDLLHSLLAQRILVLDGAMGTMIQSYKLGEADYRGERFADFAHDLKGNNDLLCLTQPAIIKEIHAKYLAAGADILETNSFNATAISMADYRMEHLVPELNFAAAKLAREAADEATAQNPAKPRFVAGVLGPTSRTATISPDVNDPGFRNVTFDQLREAYLEAIDGLVKGGADILMVETIFDTLNAKAALFAIEEYFEINNMRLPVMISGTITDASGRTLSGQTGEAFWNSVRHARPLSIGLNCALGPDLLRQYVEELSNKAEVFISAHPNAGLPNAFGEYDMDGAEMAKHIGEWARAGLLNIVGGCCGTSPSHIAAIAKAVEGVAPRVPPVLEPAMRLSGLEPFNVGKDSLFVNVGERTNVTGSKAFARMILEGRYDDALSVARQQVENGAQVIDINMDEGMLDAEAAMVRFLHLIASEPDIARVPIMIDSSKWNVIEAGLKCIQGKGIVNSISMKEGEAEFIERAKLCLRYGAAVIVMAFDETGQADTYARKTEICTRAYKLLTETVGFPAEDIIFDPNIFAVATGIEEHANYAVDFIEATRWIRQNLPYAHVSGGVSNVSFSFRGNDAVREAIHTAFLYHAIQAGMDMGIVNAGQLGVYENLDPELKERVEDVLLNRRADATERLVAFAEGVKGGAKEKVEDLAWRSLPVNERLTHALVQGITQYIVEDTEAARLEAERPLHVIEGPLMAGMNVVGDLFGAGKMFLPQVVKSARVMKQAVAHLIPYIEADKRAGDSQSAGKIVMATVKGDVHDIGKNIVGVVLGCNGYEIVDLGVMVPAQKILDAAREHKADIIGLSGLITPSLEEMAHVAKEMQRQGFTIPLLIGGATTSLAHTAVKIEPNYEHPVVYVKDASRAVGVCTQLLSGELRDAFAAEVRADYAQTRARHLKHKSDTARLTLADARANKFGIDWASYTPPVPNQPGVHVLKAYDLAKLVETIDWTPFFASWELHGKYPKILDDEVVGAEATKLFSDAQAMLNRMVAENWVEARAVFGLFPANAVDDDIEVYADESRSQALTTWHNLRQQAKKPEGRANLCLADFVAPKASGLKDYLGAFVVTAGIGEDERAKAFEAAHDDYSAILFKSLCDRLAEAFAEHLHLRVRREFWGYAADEALPNDDLIAEKYRGIRPAPGYPACPEHSEKAALFGLLDATNAIGVELTENFAMWPGAAVSGFYLSHPDSQYFAVAKIERDQVEDYARRKGWDVKTAERWLGPNLGYQPE, encoded by the coding sequence ATGTCCCGCACCGACCTGCTGCATTCCCTGCTCGCCCAGCGCATCCTCGTCCTCGACGGCGCGATGGGAACGATGATCCAGTCGTACAAGCTCGGCGAGGCGGACTACCGGGGTGAGCGCTTTGCCGATTTTGCCCACGACCTCAAGGGCAACAACGACCTGCTATGCCTGACGCAGCCCGCGATCATCAAGGAAATCCACGCCAAGTACCTCGCGGCCGGCGCCGACATCCTCGAGACCAACAGCTTCAACGCGACCGCGATCTCGATGGCCGACTACCGTATGGAGCACCTGGTGCCGGAGCTCAACTTCGCCGCCGCCAAACTCGCGCGCGAAGCCGCCGACGAGGCGACCGCGCAGAACCCGGCCAAGCCGCGCTTCGTCGCCGGCGTGCTCGGGCCGACGTCACGCACGGCGACGATCTCGCCCGACGTCAACGACCCGGGCTTCCGCAATGTTACGTTCGACCAACTGCGCGAAGCCTACCTCGAGGCGATCGACGGCCTGGTCAAGGGTGGCGCCGACATCCTGATGGTCGAGACGATTTTCGATACGCTCAACGCCAAGGCTGCGCTGTTCGCGATCGAGGAATATTTCGAGATCAATAACATGCGACTGCCCGTGATGATCTCGGGCACGATCACCGACGCGTCCGGCCGCACGCTCTCTGGCCAGACCGGCGAAGCGTTCTGGAATTCGGTGCGCCACGCGCGCCCGCTGTCGATCGGCCTGAACTGCGCGCTTGGGCCGGATCTCTTGCGGCAATACGTCGAAGAACTATCGAACAAGGCCGAGGTCTTCATCTCGGCCCACCCCAACGCCGGCCTGCCCAACGCCTTCGGTGAATACGACATGGACGGCGCCGAAATGGCGAAGCACATCGGCGAGTGGGCACGCGCTGGGCTGCTCAACATCGTCGGCGGCTGCTGCGGCACCTCGCCTTCGCACATTGCGGCCATCGCCAAGGCCGTCGAGGGCGTCGCGCCGCGCGTGCCGCCCGTGCTCGAGCCGGCGATGCGCCTGTCGGGGCTCGAGCCGTTCAACGTTGGGAAAGATTCGCTCTTCGTCAACGTCGGCGAGCGCACCAACGTCACCGGCTCCAAGGCCTTCGCGCGGATGATCCTCGAAGGCCGCTATGACGACGCCTTGTCGGTGGCGCGCCAGCAGGTCGAGAACGGCGCCCAGGTGATCGACATCAACATGGACGAGGGCATGCTCGACGCCGAGGCGGCGATGGTGCGCTTCCTCCATCTCATTGCCTCGGAGCCCGATATCGCGCGGGTGCCGATCATGATCGACTCGTCGAAGTGGAACGTCATCGAGGCCGGCCTGAAGTGCATCCAGGGCAAGGGCATCGTTAATTCAATTTCCATGAAGGAAGGCGAAGCCGAATTCATCGAGCGGGCGAAGCTGTGCCTGCGCTACGGCGCAGCGGTAATCGTGATGGCCTTCGACGAGACCGGCCAGGCCGACACCTATGCGCGCAAGACCGAGATCTGCACCCGCGCCTACAAGCTCTTGACCGAGACGGTCGGCTTCCCGGCCGAGGACATCATCTTCGACCCCAACATCTTCGCGGTTGCGACCGGCATCGAGGAGCACGCCAACTACGCTGTTGATTTTATTGAAGCCACGCGCTGGATCCGCCAGAACCTGCCGTATGCGCACGTCTCTGGCGGGGTGTCGAACGTGAGCTTCTCGTTCCGCGGCAACGACGCGGTGCGCGAGGCGATCCACACCGCCTTCCTCTACCACGCGATCCAGGCCGGCATGGACATGGGCATCGTCAACGCCGGCCAGCTCGGCGTCTATGAGAACCTCGACCCGGAGCTGAAGGAACGCGTCGAGGACGTCTTGCTGAACCGCCGCGCCGACGCGACCGAGCGCCTCGTCGCCTTCGCTGAAGGCGTGAAGGGCGGCGCCAAGGAGAAGGTCGAGGACCTCGCCTGGCGCAGCCTGCCAGTCAACGAACGGCTCACCCACGCGCTGGTCCAGGGCATCACCCAGTACATCGTCGAGGACACGGAAGCCGCCCGCCTCGAGGCCGAACGCCCACTGCACGTGATCGAAGGCCCGCTGATGGCCGGCATGAACGTCGTCGGCGACCTCTTCGGCGCCGGCAAGATGTTCCTGCCGCAGGTCGTGAAGTCGGCGCGCGTAATGAAGCAGGCCGTCGCGCACCTGATCCCCTACATCGAGGCCGACAAGCGCGCCGGCGATTCGCAGAGCGCAGGCAAGATCGTCATGGCGACGGTCAAGGGCGACGTCCACGACATCGGCAAAAACATCGTCGGCGTCGTGCTCGGCTGCAACGGCTACGAAATCGTCGATCTGGGGGTCATGGTGCCGGCGCAGAAGATTCTCGACGCCGCGCGCGAACACAAGGCCGACATCATCGGTCTCTCCGGCCTGATCACGCCCTCGCTCGAGGAAATGGCGCACGTGGCGAAGGAAATGCAGCGCCAGGGCTTCACGATACCGCTCCTGATCGGCGGGGCGACGACGTCACTCGCGCACACGGCGGTCAAGATCGAGCCGAATTACGAGCACCCGGTGGTCTACGTGAAGGACGCGTCGCGCGCGGTCGGCGTGTGCACCCAATTGCTGTCGGGCGAATTGCGCGACGCATTCGCGGCCGAGGTCCGTGCCGACTACGCGCAGACGCGCGCGCGCCACCTCAAGCACAAGTCGGATACCGCCCGGCTGACGCTGGCCGATGCGCGCGCCAACAAGTTCGGCATCGACTGGGCGAGCTACACGCCGCCTGTTCCGAACCAGCCCGGCGTGCATGTATTGAAGGCCTACGACCTGGCGAAACTGGTCGAGACGATCGACTGGACGCCGTTCTTCGCGTCCTGGGAACTGCACGGAAAGTATCCGAAGATTCTCGACGACGAAGTGGTCGGCGCCGAGGCGACGAAGCTCTTCTCCGATGCGCAGGCGATGCTGAACAGGATGGTCGCGGAGAACTGGGTCGAGGCGCGCGCGGTCTTCGGCCTCTTTCCCGCCAACGCCGTCGACGACGACATCGAGGTGTACGCCGATGAATCTCGCTCGCAAGCCCTGACCACGTGGCACAACCTGCGCCAGCAGGCGAAGAAGCCCGAGGGTCGCGCCAACCTGTGTCTCGCCGACTTCGTCGCGCCGAAGGCGAGTGGGCTAAAGGATTATCTGGGCGCCTTCGTCGTGACCGCCGGCATCGGCGAGGACGAGCGGGCGAAGGCCTTCGAGGCCGCGCACGACGACTACTCGGCGATCCTGTTCAAGTCGCTGTGCGACCGCCTGGCCGAAGCCTTCGCCGAGCACCTGCATCTGCGCGTGCGCCGGGAATTCTGGGGCTACGCCGCCGACGAAGCGCTGCCCAACGATGACCTGATCGCCGAGAAGTACCGCGGCATCCGTCCGGCGCCCGGCTACCCGGCCTGCCCGGAGCACAGCGAGAAAGCGGCGCTCTTCGGACTGCTCGACGCGACGAACGCGATCGGCGTCGAGTTGACGGAAAATTTCGCGATGTGGCCGGGCGCTGCCGTGTCGGGCTTCTACCTTTCGCACCCCGACAGCCAGTATTTCGCGGTGGCGAAGATCGAGCGCGATCAGGTCGAGGACTACGCGCGGCGCAAGGGATGGGATGTGAAGACGGCGGAACGGTGGCTGGGGCCGAACCTCGGCTACCAGCCGGAGTAA
- a CDS encoding rhodanese-like domain-containing protein: MKNLEPKEAYAYLQSHPEAVFVDCRSEIEYLFVGHPAGAIHIAWQDSPDWDVNPDFLGHTRIAASVNRPVVLICRSGRRSADAGRYLEKHGFPEVYNVAHGFEGDMDAHRHRNTVNGWRFDGLPWEQT; the protein is encoded by the coding sequence ATGAAAAACCTCGAACCCAAGGAAGCCTACGCCTACCTGCAGTCCCACCCCGAGGCGGTCTTTGTCGACTGCCGCTCGGAAATCGAATACCTGTTCGTCGGCCATCCTGCCGGCGCCATCCACATTGCCTGGCAGGACAGTCCCGATTGGGATGTGAATCCCGACTTTCTGGGCCATACCCGCATCGCCGCATCGGTGAACCGGCCGGTCGTCCTGATCTGCCGCTCGGGGCGGCGTTCGGCCGACGCGGGGCGTTATCTCGAAAAACACGGCTTCCCCGAGGTCTACAACGTCGCGCACGGCTTCGAGGGCGACATGGACGCGCATCGCCACCGCAATACGGTCAATGGCTGGCGTTTCGATGGCCTGCCGTGGGAGCAGACCTGA
- a CDS encoding VIT1/CCC1 transporter family protein, translating to MSDPLESWHEEKRSAWLYRVVAECEQGTPRAALFGELAQAADDQAEIWLRVLAADGAPPPAPFRPDLRTRVVASLTRLFTPRAMHGVLAAMKVRGMSLYTQHAPHATPSKRDDIGKRHRTGAAGNALRAGVFGVNDGLVSNAALIYGVAGAAQASEVILLTGVAGLLAGAFSMAAGEYVSMRSQREMFEYQIGLERDELEKYPAEEAAELALIYAAKGMPEGEAKRVADTLMENPERALDTLAREELGLNPDELGSPWTAALASFAAFSVGAAVPLLPFLLGAGNSLALSVAFTALGLFAVGASMSLFTGRRAPLSGLRMLAIGGGAGLATYFIGAWLGVTLG from the coding sequence ATGAGCGACCCGCTTGAATCGTGGCATGAAGAAAAGCGTTCGGCCTGGCTTTACCGGGTCGTCGCCGAATGCGAGCAGGGCACGCCGCGCGCGGCGCTGTTCGGTGAACTCGCGCAGGCCGCCGACGACCAGGCGGAAATCTGGTTGCGCGTCCTCGCTGCGGACGGCGCGCCGCCCCCCGCGCCCTTCCGCCCCGACCTGCGCACCCGCGTCGTCGCGTCCCTGACGCGTCTGTTCACGCCGCGTGCGATGCACGGTGTACTCGCCGCGATGAAGGTGCGCGGCATGAGTCTGTATACGCAGCACGCGCCGCACGCGACACCGTCCAAACGCGACGATATCGGCAAGCGCCACCGCACCGGCGCCGCCGGCAACGCCCTGCGTGCCGGCGTGTTCGGGGTCAACGACGGGCTGGTCTCCAACGCCGCGCTGATTTACGGCGTCGCCGGCGCCGCGCAGGCGTCCGAGGTCATTCTGCTGACCGGCGTCGCCGGCCTGCTCGCCGGTGCGTTTTCGATGGCCGCCGGCGAATACGTGTCGATGCGCTCGCAGCGCGAGATGTTCGAGTATCAAATCGGCCTCGAACGCGACGAACTGGAAAAGTATCCTGCCGAAGAAGCGGCCGAACTCGCGCTGATCTATGCCGCCAAGGGCATGCCCGAAGGCGAGGCGAAGCGGGTCGCCGACACGCTGATGGAGAACCCGGAGCGCGCGCTCGACACGCTTGCGCGCGAGGAACTCGGCCTCAACCCCGACGAACTGGGCTCGCCGTGGACCGCGGCCTTGGCGTCGTTCGCCGCGTTCAGCGTTGGTGCCGCGGTACCCCTGCTCCCGTTCCTGCTCGGCGCCGGCAATTCGCTCGCGCTATCGGTCGCGTTCACGGCGCTGGGGCTTTTCGCCGTCGGCGCGAGCATGAGCCTTTTCACCGGACGCCGCGCGCCGCTGAGCGGCTTGCGCATGCTCGCGATCGGCGGCGGCGCCGGGCTCGCGACGTATTTCATCGGCGCCTGGCTGGGGGTGACGCTGGGCTGA
- a CDS encoding YifB family Mg chelatase-like AAA ATPase, whose amino-acid sequence MGVAVVKSRALAGMNAPEVVVEAHLANGLPAFTLVGLPETEVKEARDRVRAAIQNAGYEFPARRITVNLAPADLPKESGRFDLPIALAILAASGQAPGDKLKEAEFAGELALTGELRPVRGALAMALATRAAGCKLVLPAQSASEAALARGVETYGATSLLEVCAWLAGQGTLCEAAADADSPAATYPDFADVKGQAGARRALEVAAAGGHSVLMAGPPGTGKSMLAARFPGILPAMDEAEALEAAAVASLNGGFRPEHWGRRPYRAPHHTASAVALVGGGNNPRPGEISLAHHGVLFLDELPEFPRQVLEVLREPLESGHITISRAARQADFPARFQLVAAMNPCPCGYLGHPSQACRDTPDQIARYRGRISGPLLDRIDIQISVPALTEDELLASAEGESSAEIRARVEAARARQMQRQGKANAALGTQDVERFCALDGAGEALLKQAIARLKLSARAYHRVLRLARSVADLAGSDAITTTHLAEAIQYRRQA is encoded by the coding sequence GTGGGCGTCGCCGTCGTCAAGAGCCGCGCGCTCGCCGGCATGAACGCGCCGGAGGTTGTCGTCGAGGCGCACCTCGCCAACGGCCTGCCCGCGTTCACGCTCGTCGGCCTGCCCGAGACCGAGGTCAAGGAGGCGCGCGACCGCGTGCGCGCGGCGATCCAGAACGCCGGCTACGAGTTTCCGGCGCGGCGGATCACGGTCAATCTCGCGCCCGCCGACCTGCCCAAGGAATCGGGGCGCTTCGATCTGCCGATCGCGCTCGCGATCCTCGCCGCATCCGGGCAGGCGCCGGGCGACAAACTCAAGGAGGCCGAATTTGCCGGCGAACTCGCGCTGACCGGAGAACTGCGCCCGGTCCGCGGAGCGCTCGCGATGGCGTTGGCGACGCGCGCAGCCGGTTGCAAGCTCGTTTTGCCGGCGCAGTCGGCCAGCGAGGCGGCGCTCGCGCGGGGCGTCGAAACCTATGGCGCGACGAGCCTGCTCGAGGTCTGCGCGTGGCTCGCGGGTCAGGGCACGCTGTGCGAAGCGGCTGCCGACGCGGATTCGCCTGCCGCAACCTATCCCGATTTCGCCGACGTCAAAGGCCAGGCCGGCGCGCGGCGCGCGCTCGAAGTCGCGGCGGCCGGCGGCCACTCGGTTTTGATGGCTGGCCCGCCCGGGACCGGCAAGTCGATGCTCGCCGCGCGCTTTCCCGGGATCCTGCCGGCAATGGACGAGGCCGAGGCACTCGAGGCTGCGGCGGTCGCTTCGCTCAACGGCGGGTTCCGCCCCGAGCACTGGGGCCGCCGCCCCTACCGCGCGCCTCACCACACGGCCTCGGCGGTCGCGCTGGTCGGCGGCGGCAACAACCCGCGTCCGGGCGAAATTTCGCTCGCCCACCACGGTGTGCTGTTCCTCGACGAGCTGCCCGAGTTTCCGCGCCAGGTGCTCGAAGTGCTGCGCGAGCCGCTCGAGAGCGGCCACATCACGATCTCGCGCGCCGCGCGGCAGGCCGACTTTCCGGCGCGGTTTCAGCTGGTCGCCGCGATGAACCCCTGCCCCTGCGGCTATCTCGGCCATCCGAGCCAGGCCTGCCGCGACACGCCCGACCAGATCGCGCGATACCGCGGCCGCATCTCGGGGCCGCTGCTCGACCGCATCGACATCCAGATCAGCGTTCCGGCCTTGACCGAAGACGAGTTGTTGGCGAGCGCCGAGGGCGAGTCGAGCGCCGAAATCCGCGCCCGCGTCGAGGCCGCGCGTGCGCGCCAGATGCAGCGCCAGGGCAAGGCCAACGCCGCGCTCGGCACGCAGGACGTCGAGCGCTTCTGCGCGCTCGACGGCGCCGGCGAGGCGCTGCTCAAGCAGGCGATCGCACGACTCAAGCTCTCGGCCCGGGCTTATCACCGCGTGCTCCGGCTCGCGCGCAGCGTCGCGGATCTCGCGGGCAGCGACGCGATCACCACGACCCACCTCGCCGAGGCGATCCAATACCGGCGACAGGCATGA
- a CDS encoding accessory factor UbiK family protein, with product MNPKFPDSPFLNDLLARLGEVLRQSPAQDFERNLKAGVTSMLTKLDLVSREEFDVQAAVLARTREKLGQLEARLADLEKHERQADEG from the coding sequence ATGAACCCGAAATTTCCCGATTCCCCTTTCCTCAACGACCTGCTGGCCCGGCTCGGCGAGGTGTTGCGCCAGTCCCCGGCGCAAGACTTCGAGCGAAATCTCAAGGCCGGGGTGACGTCGATGCTGACCAAACTCGATCTGGTGAGCCGCGAGGAGTTCGACGTGCAGGCCGCGGTGCTCGCGCGCACGCGCGAAAAGCTGGGCCAACTCGAGGCCCGGTTGGCCGATCTGGAAAAACACGAGCGGCAGGCGGACGAAGGCTGA
- a CDS encoding TorF family putative porin, producing the protein MKRLAHALLLTGLLGIPALAAAAEDGGPHSLSANVGLTSNYLFRGISQTGGDPAIQGGLDYTHASGFYLGTWGSNVGWIEDYQRYDSGNLELDLYGGFRGNIGASDFTYDVGAIQYFYPGERAGAVDADTTELYAGLGWKWVSLKYSYAISDEVFGFADADGSSYLDVSVNVPLGETGLTAGAHWGTFNFENNGAQDYDDWKVSLAYDMGKLSEVASGVTVGVMYTDTDADSDVWTDTNGEFLGKDTTTVWISKTF; encoded by the coding sequence ATGAAAAGACTTGCACACGCCCTGCTGCTGACCGGCCTGTTAGGCATCCCGGCGCTTGCCGCGGCGGCCGAGGACGGCGGGCCGCACAGCCTCAGCGCCAACGTCGGACTCACGAGCAACTACCTGTTCCGCGGGATCTCGCAGACCGGCGGCGACCCGGCCATCCAGGGCGGGCTCGACTACACGCACGCCAGCGGTTTTTATCTCGGCACCTGGGGCAGCAACGTCGGCTGGATCGAGGACTACCAGCGCTACGACTCGGGCAACCTGGAACTCGACCTGTACGGCGGCTTCCGCGGCAACATCGGCGCCAGCGACTTCACCTACGACGTCGGCGCGATCCAGTACTTCTACCCCGGCGAACGTGCGGGCGCGGTCGACGCCGACACCACCGAACTCTATGCCGGCCTGGGCTGGAAGTGGGTCTCGCTCAAGTATTCCTACGCGATCAGCGACGAGGTCTTCGGTTTCGCCGACGCCGACGGCTCCAGCTACCTCGACGTCTCGGTCAACGTCCCGCTCGGCGAAACCGGTCTGACGGCCGGCGCCCACTGGGGGACGTTCAACTTCGAGAACAACGGCGCGCAGGATTACGACGACTGGAAAGTCAGCCTGGCCTACGACATGGGCAAGCTGAGCGAGGTCGCATCGGGCGTGACGGTTGGCGTCATGTACACCGACACTGACGCCGACAGCGACGTGTGGACCGACACCAACGGCGAGTTCCTCGGCAAAGACACGACCACGGTCTGGATTTCCAAGACCTTTTGA
- a CDS encoding P-II family nitrogen regulator, which produces MKFVTAIIKPFKLDEVREALSAIGVTGLTVTEVKGFGRQKGHTELYRGAEYVVDFLPKVKLEVAIKADLLERVIEAIEHAANTGKIGDGKIFVSSLEQVVRIRTGESGPDAL; this is translated from the coding sequence ATGAAATTCGTAACGGCCATCATCAAGCCGTTCAAGCTGGACGAAGTGCGCGAGGCCTTGTCGGCCATCGGCGTCACCGGCCTGACGGTCACGGAAGTAAAGGGGTTCGGGCGGCAGAAGGGACACACCGAGCTGTATCGCGGTGCGGAATACGTCGTCGACTTCCTGCCCAAGGTCAAGCTCGAAGTCGCGATCAAGGCCGATCTGCTCGAGCGCGTCATCGAGGCGATCGAGCACGCGGCGAACACCGGCAAGATCGGCGACGGCAAGATCTTCGTCAGCAGCCTGGAACAGGTCGTGCGCATCCGTACCGGCGAGTCCGGCCCGGACGCACTGTGA
- a CDS encoding ammonium transporter, with product MKKLFASFGLILALLAPGLAAAQDAAVPMDGAAAVETAPAAVAPAAAVPAETAATPVPDKGDTTWMMVSTLLVVLMIVPGVALFYGGLVRAKNMLSVLTQVMAIFCLISVLWAVYGYSLAFGDGGGMNWAIGDLSKLFLAGITPDSTAATFSDGVVIPEFTFVAFQLTFAAITVALIVGGLAERVKFSALLVFAVLWFTFSYLPIAHMVWATGGYLFEKGDLDFAGGTVVHINAGVAALVGAIVLGKRIGYGRDAMPPHNLPMTMIGASLLWVGWFGFNAGSNLEATGGAALAFINTILATAAAGLAWMFAEWMVRGKPSLLGVASGVVAGLVAITPAAGLVGPMGGIVLGAVAGVVCLWGVSGLKSALGYDDSLDVFGIHGIGGIIGAIGTGIFVSPTLGGVGVDGYTLAGQVMTQASGVLITIVWSAVVSFVAFKLIDVTLGLRVAEEQEREGLDTASHGERAYSV from the coding sequence ATGAAAAAACTCTTTGCTTCGTTCGGCCTGATCCTCGCGCTGCTGGCGCCGGGCCTCGCGGCCGCGCAGGACGCGGCCGTGCCGATGGATGGCGCCGCAGCAGTCGAAACGGCGCCGGCGGCTGTAGCGCCGGCAGCCGCAGTTCCGGCCGAAACAGCCGCGACGCCGGTCCCAGACAAGGGCGACACGACCTGGATGATGGTCTCGACGTTGCTCGTCGTCCTGATGATCGTCCCGGGCGTCGCACTCTTCTACGGCGGGCTCGTGCGCGCCAAGAACATGCTGTCGGTGCTGACGCAGGTGATGGCGATCTTCTGCCTGATATCGGTGCTGTGGGCGGTCTATGGCTACTCGCTGGCGTTCGGCGACGGCGGCGGCATGAACTGGGCGATCGGCGACCTCTCCAAGCTCTTCCTCGCCGGGATCACGCCCGACAGCACCGCCGCGACCTTCTCCGACGGCGTCGTCATTCCCGAATTCACCTTCGTCGCCTTCCAGCTGACCTTCGCCGCGATCACGGTCGCACTGATCGTCGGCGGGCTCGCCGAGCGCGTGAAATTCTCGGCGCTGCTCGTGTTCGCGGTGCTGTGGTTCACCTTCTCCTACCTGCCGATCGCGCACATGGTGTGGGCGACCGGCGGCTATCTGTTCGAGAAGGGCGACCTCGACTTCGCGGGCGGGACCGTGGTCCACATCAACGCGGGCGTCGCTGCGCTCGTCGGCGCGATCGTACTCGGCAAGCGCATCGGCTACGGCCGCGACGCGATGCCGCCGCACAACCTGCCGATGACGATGATCGGCGCGTCGCTGCTGTGGGTCGGCTGGTTCGGCTTCAACGCCGGCTCCAACCTCGAAGCGACCGGCGGCGCGGCGCTCGCCTTCATCAACACGATACTCGCGACCGCCGCGGCAGGGCTGGCGTGGATGTTCGCCGAGTGGATGGTGCGCGGCAAGCCTTCGTTGCTCGGCGTCGCGTCGGGCGTGGTTGCCGGGCTCGTCGCGATCACGCCCGCAGCGGGCCTGGTCGGGCCGATGGGCGGGATCGTGCTCGGCGCGGTCGCCGGCGTCGTCTGCCTGTGGGGCGTCAGCGGGCTCAAGTCGGCGCTCGGCTACGACGACAGCCTCGACGTCTTCGGCATCCACGGCATCGGCGGCATCATCGGCGCGATCGGCACCGGCATCTTCGTCTCGCCGACGCTCGGCGGCGTCGGGGTCGACGGCTACACGCTCGCCGGCCAGGTCATGACACAGGCGAGCGGCGTGCTGATCACGATCGTGTGGTCGGCGGTCGTCAGCTTCGTCGCCTTCAAGCTCATCGACGTGACCCTCGGCTTGCGCGTCGCCGAAGAACAGGAGCGCGAGGGACTCGACACCGCGTCGCACGGCGAGCGCGCGTACTCCGTCTAG
- the folE gene encoding GTP cyclohydrolase I FolE, with amino-acid sequence MTQPPSDTPQRPTREAAEEAVRTLIAWAGDDPSREGLIDTPARVVRAYEEYFAGYPDDPAQVLARTFSEVDGYDEMIVMTDIRFESHCEHHMAPIIGKAHVAYLPTHRVVGISKLARLVDLYAKRLQIQERMTVQIADTLNNVLQPQGVAVVIEGSHQCMTTRGVHKPGAAMVTSRMLGVFRSNVATRREFLAMIGRTGAGPLSNT; translated from the coding sequence ATGACTCAGCCTCCTTCCGACACACCCCAGCGGCCCACGCGCGAAGCGGCCGAAGAAGCCGTGCGCACGCTGATCGCCTGGGCCGGCGACGACCCGTCGCGCGAAGGCCTGATCGACACGCCGGCCCGCGTCGTCCGCGCCTACGAGGAATACTTCGCCGGCTATCCCGACGACCCGGCGCAAGTGCTGGCGCGCACGTTTTCCGAAGTCGACGGCTACGACGAAATGATCGTCATGACCGACATCCGTTTCGAAAGCCATTGCGAGCACCACATGGCGCCGATCATCGGCAAGGCCCACGTCGCCTACCTTCCCACGCACCGCGTCGTCGGCATTTCGAAGCTCGCGCGCCTCGTCGACCTCTACGCCAAGCGCCTGCAGATCCAGGAAAGAATGACCGTGCAGATCGCCGACACGCTCAACAACGTGTTGCAGCCGCAAGGCGTCGCCGTCGTGATTGAGGGCTCGCATCAGTGCATGACGACGCGCGGTGTGCACAAGCCGGGCGCGGCGATGGTCACGAGCCGCATGCTCGGCGTCTTCCGCTCCAACGTTGCGACGCGCCGCGAGTTTCTGGCGATGATCGGCCGCACCGGCGCGGGGCCGCTGAGCAATACCTGA
- a CDS encoding DUF4398 domain-containing protein, with the protein MNDHACRTGARPRSLPLALAAAALFTACASTPNPNTQFAVSRAALDDARSADAAEFAPLQLKSAMEKMDSAERALRAKEPELARRLAEQAEVDARLAAAMARSAKSQRAADAVQEDIRVLRQEIERKAQ; encoded by the coding sequence ATGAATGACCATGCCTGCCGGACGGGCGCAAGGCCCCGTTCACTTCCTCTGGCCCTGGCGGCGGCGGCGCTGTTCACCGCATGCGCCAGTACCCCTAACCCCAATACGCAGTTCGCGGTCTCGCGCGCCGCGCTCGATGATGCGCGCAGCGCGGACGCGGCCGAGTTCGCGCCGCTGCAACTGAAGTCCGCGATGGAGAAGATGGATTCCGCCGAGCGGGCCCTGCGCGCGAAGGAGCCGGAACTCGCGCGGCGCCTGGCCGAGCAGGCTGAGGTCGATGCGCGACTCGCCGCCGCGATGGCGCGCTCGGCCAAGAGCCAGCGCGCCGCGGACGCCGTGCAGGAAGACATTCGTGTGTTGCGCCAGGAAATCGAGCGCAAAGCGCAATAA